Below is a window of Arthrobacter sp. SLBN-112 DNA.
GTACCCAGGGCAAGATGCAGCCGGAACAGATCGACGCACTGCGTAAGCTGCTCGGTGTGGACGACCGTCCCATCTGGGAGCAGTACATCGACTATCTGCACAACATTGTCACTGGCAACATGGGCATTTCGATTTCCCGCTTCCCCGCCCCGGTCACCGAGGTCATCGCCGCCCAGATCGGCTGGACCCTCCTGCTCGGCGGCACCGCACTGGTAATTGCCGCCGTCGCAGGTAACTTGCTCGGCATCCTGGCCGCCTGGCGGCGGGGCGGCGCAATCGACTCCGCACTGCCGCCAGTGTTGATCTTCATCGGCTCCTTCCCATACTTCTGGCTGGCTATGGGCGCGCTGTACCTGTTCGGAGTGATCCTGGGCTGGTCGCCGCTGCGCCACGCGTTCAGTGACGGTGCGGAACCCGGCTTCACCTCGGAGTTCCTTTCCGACGTCGGCGCCCACTTGGTGCTTCCAGCGCTGACAATCGTGCTGGTGTCGATTGGCGGGTGGATGCTTGGCATGCGCAACACGATGATCGCCACCAACTCCGAGGACTACATCACCATGGCCGAGGCCAAGGGACTACGTCCGGGACGCATCATGTTCCGCTACGCAGCCCGCAACGCCATGCTCCCCTCCGTGACCAGTTTCGGCATGAGCCTGGGCTTCGTGGTGGGCGGTGCCATGCTGACCGAGGTGGTGTTCGCGTATCCCGGCGTCGGCTACCAGCTCCTCAACGCCGTCCAAGGCCTCGACTACCCGCTCATGCAGGGCCTGTTCCTGACCATCACCGCCGCCGTGCTGCTGGCCAACTTCATGGTGGACGTCCTCTACGTCCGCCTCGACCCGCGCGTGCGCAACAACTGAGGGACCCATCATGACAACCGCAATTCTGAAGCAGCCCACTGAGCCCACAGCTGCCCGCAAGCCCAACCGCAGCTTCGTCCACGGCCTCCGCACCAACAAAAAGGCCATGACGGGGACGGCCGTGATGCTCGTCTTCATTGCACTGGCCCTGCTCGCACCGGTGCTCTTCCCGGGCGACCCGTCGCGGATCACCGACATGGCCTCCCTGGAACCCTCTCCCGAGCACTGGCTGGGAACGACAGCCAAAGGCCAGGACGTGCTCGCGCTGACTGTCCACGGCTCCCGGAGTTCCCTGTTCGTGGGGCTGACCGTGGGCTTCGCCTCCACTTTCATCGGGATCCTGGTGGGACTGGCCTCCGCGTACTTCGGCAAGTTCATCGACGAAGCACTGTCCCTGGCGACCAACGTCTTCCTGCTCCTTCCCGGCCTGCCGCTGCTGGTCATCCTGGCCGCGTTCCTGCCTCCGGGGCTGGGCACCGTGATTCTTGTCCTCGTCGTCACCGGCTGGGCAGGCTCAGCACGCGTCCTGCGCTCACAGGCATTATCCATCCGCTCCAAGGACTTCGTGGCCGCGGCCGTAGTGTCCGGCGAACGGGCCGGCCGGATCATGTTCCGCGAAATCCTGCCCAACATGGCATCGATCGTCATGGGCACCCTGCTGGCCTGCGTCATCTACGGCATCGGTGCCCAAGCGGGACTGGAGTTCCTGGGCCTGGGCGATGTCAGCACAGTGTCCTGGGGCAACAACCTCTTCTGGGCCGGCAACGAAGGTGCCCTGCTCACCGGCAGCTGGTGGGTGTTCGTCCCGTCGGGCGTTTGCATCGCGCTGGTCGCCTTCGCCCTTGCCCTCATCAACTACGCCGTGGACGAGGTCACCAACCCGCGGCTGCGGAAGATCAAAACCCCGAAAGATACCGAAAGGAGCGCCGCCAAATGACCATCTCCCAAGTCTCCTTCGGCTCCCACGAACCGGTCCTGGACGTCAAGGACCTCACCGTCGAGTACATCGGTGACACCCGCTCCACCACCGCCGTCAACCGCGTTTCCTTCAGCATCGGCACTGGTGAGGTGTTCGGCCTCGCGGGAGAATCCGGCTGCGGGAAATCCACTATCGCCAACTCAATCATGCGGCTCCTGAAGGATCCCGCGAAGATCGCCGGCGGCAGCATTTCCTTTGGTGGCAAAGACGTCCTGGCCATGACCCCGGATGAGCTGCGGCGCTTCCGGTGGCAGGACGTGGCCATGGTCTTCCAGTCAGCGATGAACTCGCTCAATCCCGTGCTGACCATCGGCGAACAGATCGTGGACATCTTCACCACCCATGCCGGCTACTCGCGCAAGGAATCCCTGCGGCGC
It encodes the following:
- a CDS encoding ABC transporter permease — encoded protein: MRFILRRLGFYLIAFWASITLNFLLPRFMPGDPVSRMFARTQGKMQPEQIDALRKLLGVDDRPIWEQYIDYLHNIVTGNMGISISRFPAPVTEVIAAQIGWTLLLGGTALVIAAVAGNLLGILAAWRRGGAIDSALPPVLIFIGSFPYFWLAMGALYLFGVILGWSPLRHAFSDGAEPGFTSEFLSDVGAHLVLPALTIVLVSIGGWMLGMRNTMIATNSEDYITMAEAKGLRPGRIMFRYAARNAMLPSVTSFGMSLGFVVGGAMLTEVVFAYPGVGYQLLNAVQGLDYPLMQGLFLTITAAVLLANFMVDVLYVRLDPRVRNN
- a CDS encoding ABC transporter permease, with amino-acid sequence MTTAILKQPTEPTAARKPNRSFVHGLRTNKKAMTGTAVMLVFIALALLAPVLFPGDPSRITDMASLEPSPEHWLGTTAKGQDVLALTVHGSRSSLFVGLTVGFASTFIGILVGLASAYFGKFIDEALSLATNVFLLLPGLPLLVILAAFLPPGLGTVILVLVVTGWAGSARVLRSQALSIRSKDFVAAAVVSGERAGRIMFREILPNMASIVMGTLLACVIYGIGAQAGLEFLGLGDVSTVSWGNNLFWAGNEGALLTGSWWVFVPSGVCIALVAFALALINYAVDEVTNPRLRKIKTPKDTERSAAK